TCATACAAGCCTTCTTGTTCAGTTGTATTGACTCATATATAGtatatgaaattgtattttttcacTACTAATTGTACTCAATAAGAATTTGTATTAagcatttatatacataaaacgaaacttttttaaatgctTTATAATAATGTTATCTTTACATTAATCATTTATCAGTTATCCTGATatccaaagaaaaaaagtaatctatatttcgataattaaaaaaaaaattatcggaaggttatataaatttaacagaTGTGTAATATAACTTGTATATacgaaacaagaaaattattcatatgagaaaataaaatttatatcttgaaAGTGATTtaccaattattaattaattatttatttatgaaaataatgtaagtggttcattgaaataatgaataattacaaatttttttcatacatattattacattatgctTAGTGTCTTTATAATGTATTCAAAGgtgtgattttttttatttcatacatGATAATGAACACAAATTGTCATAgtgtgaaaaaaatataactatataaaacTGGCTTAGAATCTAAATTATATTCGTTGCTGattatatttcaacatttgGTCGTTAACGTTCTAGATAAAACGTTGTGTgcatgtaatataattaaaatcacaCTATAAACAGGTTTCATCGATGTACAACATATAAGTATTTTCTCTGAGACATTACAAAACATATTGTCATACAGGACTTTAACACTGACaagaaagtaattattatataaggGTATTTTTTTAGCatacatagaaaaatagttCATAAAACACTGGCTTTCAAGCGTGCTTGGAAGTACTCTCCATCGCCTTTAGTTGCTTGCTTATTTATCTCTTTATGACGCTCCCTACTTACTAGTTCTTCTAAGACTTCTCCATCACCTTTTATTAACCTGTGAAAGCATTaagttacatataaatatatattttttatttacatattgttaatatatttacattttttattaaaaatacctgTATCTTCCAGTTTCTTCATCATAAACTCTACGTATTACACTCTGCTTTTTTTCCCATTCCTCTTTTGTCATTGGTGCCATTGCCTTTGACTTTTCAGATACTTCTTGTGAATTATCTTTAGAAACACTTTCTTTGGATTTATCAGTATTTCGTGTCTTTTTCTtagattttttcaatttcttcttcaattttttcttcatccttttcttcttcctacGCTTTTTCATAGCcttttttagttttttagcttttcttcttgcttttttGCGTTTTTTCTCATCCTCAGAAGTATCTGTACTGCTACTACTACAACTACTGCTGCTACTGTTACTAGTAGAACTGCTGCTAGTACTGTCAGTACTACTGCTAATGCTTGAGGAACTTGAGGATGACAAAGATCTTTTCCTCTTTGATTTCTTGCGAATATGGTCAGCTTTATCTTGTATGTCTtcatctcttttcttttcttttccttttatatgaGTCTCAtctgtatctttcttttttgacTCTGCTTTTTCAGCACTAGTTTGTTTCACATATCTTTCCTTCGATTCACTCTCCCTAGATTGTTCACTAGAATCCTTTATGTTTCTTTGATGATCATGATCCATAGTGCTTCTACTTCTAGACCTATCATAAGGTGGTCTTCTACTGTTATGATTTAAGAATCTATTACCTCTCCTTTCATTATTATACCTATTATATTGCGAATTATTATGTCTATTTCTATCATAAAATCCAGAATGTTTATAAGGTCGATATCCAAAAGTACGTTTACGATTATCCAAGTATCCACTCCGCCCTTTATAATATCCCCTGCCTTCCCTTGGATTCTGTCGATATGGTCTAACAccattttcatatcttttatcCCACTTGTCGCTTCTCTTTTCCCTATCATTTTGATGCTTAACCTCATGGCTGGAAACACTAGATGAACTGGAGCTGCTAGAACTACTCCTATGCTttgacttttttcttttgtcctTACTGCAAGTGTTAcgtctttttttcttagaaTCAGAATCATCACTCTGTGAGGACAGTGATtgtttcctctctctttcgtcTTTCGATTTTATACATTGTTCTGGTCGTAAATCACCTTTTTCTCTATTACtcattgtaacgtattattaattctctaaatcaattaaattcgTATTAAACTTAGATATTATgtcttttaacatttatttaccGTTCAATCGCATCTATGATTAACCTCCTACATTATAATCCAAGGTTTTTTACTACGAAGTGTTCTCatacgaaataatatataagaacCACATATAAGCAGATACGTTAACAACAAAATACcataaaatagtttttaaatgCATATGCACTATCAATATTCTAGCACATCCCACTAGCATGTAACTAACCTCGAtgtaacaaattacaaaagtcTCCTTCATCGATTtccatttcaaaaatttgtcaaaactTAAGGCAATTTTTCATGATATAGTGACGTAAGATATTTAGGGTTTTTTGTTACTACATTTCCATCCATTGGCAATGGTTCATTAGTTCCTATAATTAAGCGCTTGGTTTACAAACATCacgtaaatgaaatattttaatcgttaatttaaCAACTGACCGTAACTTTTTTcttactaaaatttatttcttaaacatATTTACTTCTTTCCAAGACTAAATATTACTGTAACTCTTTAGAAAAAGGTTCCTGATTTTCTTATTACCGCATTTTGATTTTTGCAAGAAACCTGTATTCTACTCttatatagataataaattttcaattgttttatctcttttcactttagtatcaaattattaaaatttctatcaataTGGTTcctatattaaaataaaaatacacctaatttttattatctttctaaAATTCTTGGCGTTATTTACGTACTTGAAATAATGAAGCGTTTGGGGGATAAATGTAACTGCAGAGACAAAGTAAGTCATTAacctactattattattattaccttCATCACTATGAAAATACTTTTCTACATCAATGCCAAATTTTACCGGtagtaaaagatatatacaaaataaaaatttcataaaaatcgtATTGGACCTATTTCATGATATACAATTTAGCATTAACAAGAAAAATCTCAATCTTATAGTGAGATATATATAGACgtaaaacgattaatttattactaacacgctcaaaaaatgtttaccaatgttaaattatctaaacttaaaaataaatcaacagTTAAAAACGTAATTGTGATTacggtataatattttatatcgtcaTTGGACTTTGTTGCCGTTATATCAATGTGTGATAATGATTATTACCCTTAGAAAGTGTAAGAGTCGTACTAAATAAATGTCTGTCGTTCGCTACGAAATTGTAGGATTAGAACGCTCAGTGATTGTTGctcgaaattaaatataacttgTCCGAGTGCCAACACGGTTGTTGACCTTCCCAACTTCGTTCATAGTTCTGaagttatgaaaaatttcactcTTTTAgtgttacaaaaattattttaattatagtttTCGATTCTTTAATGTACGTATCAAGAAATCATTCGCTCAACAAATAACAATTGTATCAATTCCCATTAACTTCTGcacataatttaatttcgaaacaccacatttttcttttaactattttgcttgaaaaatgtaatatcactttagaaatatcgtttacttacaattacgatacaaccgtacattataatatgaatGAATTAGgatattaatgttaatttaactttattttaaagtCACATAAAGTTTCGTCAAAAattgttatacatttattaatcaGATATCATCGCCCATTACTAAATACACGGAGTTAGAACCAGCTCTTTGCCAAGAGTTGCGCAAAATCGTAGACGCGATCGTAGTACCAGGAAAAGGACTGCTAGCTTGTGACGAGTCTCCTTCAACTTTTCAAGAACGATTCGACGAGATTGGCGTGGAAAATACCGAAATTAATCGTCGCGATTATCGGCAGATGTTGTTCACCGCAGATAAGGTGAACTCATTATACTGTAATCTGCAGATTTTATTTGCTTATCTAACCTATAAACGGGATatcatgaaatataatatgatagcTATTCAATCACCTTCAATTCTCGTACTTTACGGTATCATATCGCAATGAAAGTTTGATTCGCTTGTATTTACGTTTTTTTACCGCAGtctcaattttcaaaatacataAGTGCTGTTATTCTGCATCACGAGACAGTTTATCAAAAAACATCCGATGACGTCGAATTGATCGAATTGCTACGTCAGAGAGATGTCGTACCCGGCATCAAGGTCGATAAGGGCCTGGTCCCATTATTTAGTTCGAAGGACGAGAATACTACGGAAGGCTTGGACAATTTGCAAGAGAGATGCATTCAATATAAACGAGATGGCTGTCACTTCACCAAATGGAGATGCACATTCACAATCTCAGAGACCACGCCGAGTCAACTGGCCATGGTTACGAATGCGAACGTCCTTGCAAGGTTCAATTTTGATGAACACACGTTACCATTTTAATTGCAACAGAATCGATTAACTGCAAAGAtgcaaattctattttctttatttatttacccaACAAACCTAAGGAAAGTGGCCCGAATTGTTAAATACCTACGTCCCTTCttgtatcgaagaaaattaattaaattgcacTTTTGAAATTGAAGAGATAAGTTAAATTAGAAATCAAATTAAGTAGgatttttgttatttccttATGTGTGCATTTTTGAACATATTCTGTATCCAATATAATGGCTTGTTTCAACATAAGTTGCATTCAGAAAACTGTTAATTTGAAAATGgtaatgttaatatttctattaaaacaaGTCAACCGCTAAAGGAGAATCTCCATTCTTGCACTTTGATCCGTTCGATGTTTACGATAGACAGTGGcattaagaaagaaagtatATACTTATTTGCGTCACATCATCAatctaacgttataattacaaatttttaaatgattcgACATGATCAATCGTgacatacgtacatacattaTCGGTATCTTAACTGGATACATTTTTTGCTTCGTctgcaaataaattaactttattattaattgtacaaattattttctatacattCGAATCTACAGGGTATTCAACAAAATGGTGTgcacgatttttcatttcaaacaaaagttaatccgttttgattaatttatttgaaatttactgaaaagagagaaacttTATATCGCAGAAAATGGCATgcaatttgaacatttattataagCACAAATATACGGATAGGAGATCCAATACACAATCCCATGtagaaaagttaaaataacACTTATCCTCTGTTGAATGAAAAGTACTTTGGtaattttttgcaatttgttGATAACACAAACATTATTGAAAACGTCTGATCGATTCCCATGAATTCGTAAATTCAAGCTTTCTGAACTCAAGGTCATCTGAAGATCATTCTATTATAGGTCGTCAAACTCGTCTTGGCATCAGCTACAATGCCAGGAAATCAAACATACATCACGCCATTTAAAAAAGTCGAAGTgacttttaacaaaataatatattataaataataatattataacaatgtaactaataataaaagtatttcaaacaaaagttAATCTGTTTTGAATCAGCTACAAATTCCAATGCTTTTATAATCGTTTGTTTCTATAAAGGATCCGATTCAAAATAGTTTAacttttttgtttgaaatatctttttgttaTACTCTCGGAACTGCTTGAAAAATCGTGCACACCATTTCGTTGAACACcttgtatatagatataataaattttattgacaaAACTCGTAAGtacttcaaatatatatttatgtaatatagcTAGACAATTCATTTTTCGCAGATATGCCAGTATATGTCAGAGTGCACGAATGGTACCTATAATAGAACCCGAAATATTAAACTGTACCCATGGAATAAATAGAGCGTTAGAAGTTCACGAAGAAGTACTGTCTATTTTGTTTCGTATTTTACAAGAGCATCGTATCTACCTTGAAGGTATGATCCTAAAGGTAGCGATGGTTTTGTcgggaataaaaaattctaccaattGTTCGCCACAGGTACAATATCTATTTTACTTACACAATATCTGTTCAATAATTCCAATTGTTATATAAAGTTTCGTATCGTATAATTTAGCACGCTATTGTTAACTACGTATTTTAGTTCGAATTTCTACTGAATTCTACAATGCCCAACACGATATTCTATtagcataaaaataatttttaaacaatctaAAGCGAAATATGGAACTGTGGCATtatatttggtattttttaattacaaattattaaaacatatgtACAGATTATTGCCGAACATACGTTAGCAGCTTTACAGAGGACAGTGCCGCCAGCAGTACCAGCGGTTATATTTCTAAGCGGAGGACAATCGGATGAAGATgctgttttaaatttaaacgcTATTAACGCTTACGAAGGGAGAAAGCCTTGGCCTCTTACGTTTTGCTACGGACGTGCTTTACAAGTATCTTCAAATATCCTAACTCATATTAGAATAGAACACTTTCTCGTAATTTCAcagttcatttatttataaaatacgaaagttCTCCCAATAATCTTACTTTTAAAAGAATACAGCATTGAAAACGTGGAAAGGAAATCCAGATAAAGTGCAAGATGCTCAAGCAGCATTTTTAGAAAGAGCGAAGCTCTGCTCCCAAGCTTCGTTAGGAGAATTAGAACCTGAAA
This DNA window, taken from Bombus pyrosoma isolate SC7728 linkage group LG6, ASM1482585v1, whole genome shotgun sequence, encodes the following:
- the LOC122568307 gene encoding ADP-ribosylation factor-like protein 6-interacting protein 4, with product MSNREKGDLRPEQCIKSKDERERKQSLSSQSDDSDSKKKRRNTCSKDKRKKSKHRSSSSSSSSSSVSSHEVKHQNDREKRSDKWDKRYENGVRPYRQNPREGRGYYKGRSGYLDNRKRTFGYRPYKHSGFYDRNRHNNSQYNRYNNERRGNRFLNHNSRRPPYDRSRSRSTMDHDHQRNIKDSSEQSRESESKERYVKQTSAEKAESKKKDTDETHIKGKEKKRDEDIQDKADHIRKKSKRKRSLSSSSSSSISSSTDSTSSSSTSNSSSSSCSSSSTDTSEDEKKRKKARRKAKKLKKAMKKRRKKKRMKKKLKKKLKKSKKKTRNTDKSKESVSKDNSQEVSEKSKAMAPMTKEEWEKKQSVIRRVYDEETGRYRLIKGDGEVLEELVSRERHKEINKQATKGDGEYFQARLKASVL
- the LOC122568313 gene encoding fructose-bisphosphate aldolase-like — translated: MKRLGDKCNCRDKISSPITKYTELEPALCQELRKIVDAIVVPGKGLLACDESPSTFQERFDEIGVENTEINRRDYRQMLFTADKSQFSKYISAVILHHETVYQKTSDDVELIELLRQRDVVPGIKVDKGLVPLFSSKDENTTEGLDNLQERCIQYKRDGCHFTKWRCTFTISETTPSQLAMVTNANVLARYASICQSARMVPIIEPEILNCTHGINRALEVHEEVLSILFRILQEHRIYLEGMILKVAMVLSGIKNSTNCSPQIIAEHTLAALQRTVPPAVPAVIFLSGGQSDEDAVLNLNAINAYEGRKPWPLTFCYGRALQNTALKTWKGNPDKVQDAQAAFLERAKLCSQASLGELEPENGVCTRNSR